In Carassius carassius chromosome 5, fCarCar2.1, whole genome shotgun sequence, one genomic interval encodes:
- the ntmt1 gene encoding N-terminal Xaa-Pro-Lys N-methyltransferase 1 isoform X1 produces the protein MTDSKKRQSARARKQRSCTKMEDCLIEDQTTFYSKAEHYWKEVPPTVDGMLGGYGSISNIDINGSKKFLQKFLGEGQGKTGTGCALDCGAGIGRITKRLLLPLFRTVDLVDVTQEFLDKARSYLGEEAKRVKNYFCCGLQDFQPQPERYDVIWIQWVIGHLTDDHLVEFLRRCQSGLRPDGLIVVKDNVAFEGIIPDDVDSSVCRDLNVLHRLVSRAGLNIICEEQQQNFPEEIYQVHTLALR, from the exons ATGACCGATAGTAAGAAACGACAGTCAGCGAGGGCACGAAAGCAAAG GAGTTGCACAAAGATGGAAGACTGTTTGATAGAAGACCAGACAACCTTTTACTCAAAGGCAGAACACTATTGGAAGGAAGTCCCGCCCACTGTGGATGGAATGCTGGGGGGTTATGGCAGCATTTCTAACATCGACATTAATGGCTCCAAAAAGTTTCTTCAAAAATTCCTTGGG GAAGGCCAGGGTAAGACTGGGACAGGCTGTGCTCTGGACTGTGGCGCAGGAATCGGCCGTATCACCAAGCGCCTGCTGCTGCCCCTCTTCCGTACAGTGGACCTAGTGGACGTGACACAGGAGTTTCTGGATAAAGCTCGTTCCTACCTGGGTGAGGAGGCCAAGCGAGTGAAGAACTACTTCTGCTGTGGCCTACAAGACTTTCAGCCCCAGCCAGAACGCTACGATGTCATATGGATCCAGTGGGTGATTG GTCACTTGACCGATGACCACCTGGTGGAATTCCTGAGGCGTTGCCAGAGCGGTCTGCGTCCAGATGGCCTGATTGTGGTGAAGGATAATGTTGCGTTTGAAGGTATAATACCTGATGATGTAGACAGCAGTGTGTGTCGGGACCTGAATGTACTACATCGCCTAGTATCCCGGGCCGGACTCAACATCATCTGTGAGGAGCAGCAGCAGAACTTCCCTGAGGAAATCTATCAGGTCCACACTCTAGCACTCAGATAG
- the ntmt1 gene encoding N-terminal Xaa-Pro-Lys N-methyltransferase 1 isoform X2, translated as MEDCLIEDQTTFYSKAEHYWKEVPPTVDGMLGGYGSISNIDINGSKKFLQKFLGEGQGKTGTGCALDCGAGIGRITKRLLLPLFRTVDLVDVTQEFLDKARSYLGEEAKRVKNYFCCGLQDFQPQPERYDVIWIQWVIGHLTDDHLVEFLRRCQSGLRPDGLIVVKDNVAFEGIIPDDVDSSVCRDLNVLHRLVSRAGLNIICEEQQQNFPEEIYQVHTLALR; from the exons ATGGAAGACTGTTTGATAGAAGACCAGACAACCTTTTACTCAAAGGCAGAACACTATTGGAAGGAAGTCCCGCCCACTGTGGATGGAATGCTGGGGGGTTATGGCAGCATTTCTAACATCGACATTAATGGCTCCAAAAAGTTTCTTCAAAAATTCCTTGGG GAAGGCCAGGGTAAGACTGGGACAGGCTGTGCTCTGGACTGTGGCGCAGGAATCGGCCGTATCACCAAGCGCCTGCTGCTGCCCCTCTTCCGTACAGTGGACCTAGTGGACGTGACACAGGAGTTTCTGGATAAAGCTCGTTCCTACCTGGGTGAGGAGGCCAAGCGAGTGAAGAACTACTTCTGCTGTGGCCTACAAGACTTTCAGCCCCAGCCAGAACGCTACGATGTCATATGGATCCAGTGGGTGATTG GTCACTTGACCGATGACCACCTGGTGGAATTCCTGAGGCGTTGCCAGAGCGGTCTGCGTCCAGATGGCCTGATTGTGGTGAAGGATAATGTTGCGTTTGAAGGTATAATACCTGATGATGTAGACAGCAGTGTGTGTCGGGACCTGAATGTACTACATCGCCTAGTATCCCGGGCCGGACTCAACATCATCTGTGAGGAGCAGCAGCAGAACTTCCCTGAGGAAATCTATCAGGTCCACACTCTAGCACTCAGATAG